The proteins below come from a single Oligoflexia bacterium genomic window:
- a CDS encoding phosphatase domain-containing protein: protein MADPKTEFIRNGDVFFYKYVKDQEIGDVVYVWDIDKTYLDTNFDSLRGLLKTAFEKAFQKTNVPGTATLIRAMTKSLDSSHPPAVFFLSASPPQMETKIYQKMKIDGLNPFGMLLKDNLKNFRPRKFKRLKHQVGYKVQALLELRVYLKKSVKMVLFGDDSESDAVVYSLFSDICKRRLKHVEILSILEALYVLPQQRQRIMELQALVPEEDPVEKIYINLVADTDPDYYSKFGRRVLATFTTFQAALDLCQDGRIDDESLLMVARDMINNYSFTPEELAKSFEDLHKRDFLRNETQNRLIPHLKENGFLPSNFASSIHPVKTLQKIGEKILGLNIEDPWVPDHIDYLNDFR, encoded by the coding sequence ATGGCGGATCCTAAAACTGAGTTTATTCGAAATGGCGACGTATTTTTTTACAAATACGTGAAAGATCAAGAAATTGGAGACGTTGTCTATGTCTGGGATATCGACAAGACGTATCTTGATACGAACTTTGACAGTTTAAGAGGGCTACTTAAGACGGCATTTGAGAAAGCATTTCAAAAAACCAACGTGCCTGGTACAGCGACTCTAATTAGGGCAATGACAAAGTCGTTAGATTCTTCACATCCACCTGCTGTTTTTTTTCTTTCGGCGTCACCTCCTCAAATGGAAACTAAAATTTATCAAAAGATGAAAATTGACGGCTTAAATCCGTTTGGGATGCTTTTAAAAGATAATTTAAAAAATTTTAGACCACGAAAATTTAAACGTTTAAAACATCAAGTGGGTTACAAAGTTCAAGCTCTTTTAGAGCTTCGCGTGTATCTCAAAAAATCTGTAAAAATGGTTTTATTTGGTGATGACAGTGAAAGTGACGCGGTTGTTTATAGCCTCTTTAGTGATATTTGTAAGCGTCGTCTTAAGCATGTTGAGATTCTCTCAATTTTAGAAGCGCTCTATGTTTTACCACAGCAGCGTCAACGCATCATGGAGCTTCAAGCCCTTGTTCCTGAAGAGGATCCAGTTGAAAAAATTTACATTAATCTGGTTGCTGATACTGACCCAGACTATTATTCAAAATTCGGAAGACGTGTTCTTGCCACATTTACTACTTTTCAAGCAGCACTTGATTTATGCCAAGATGGCCGCATTGATGATGAATCATTGCTCATGGTAGCTCGTGATATGATAAATAATTACAGTTTCACTCCTGAAGAATTAGCCAAAAGTTTTGAAGATTTACACAAAAGAGATTTTTTAAGAAACGAAACTCAAAATCGCTTAATTCCCCATCTCAAAGAAAACGGATTTTTGCCATCCAATTTTGCATCTAGTATTCACCCTGTAAAAACACTTCAAAAAATCGGTGAAAAAATATTAGGGCTAAATATTGAAGACCCATGGGTTCCTGATCATATCGATTATCTAAATGACTTTAGGTGA